Proteins co-encoded in one Solidesulfovibrio sp. genomic window:
- the mrdA gene encoding penicillin-binding protein 2: protein MRLDSETPQQHAPRSGLILLQALVLGLFCLFTLRLWYLQVHKGTRFADMARDNQLRQVRINSARGRIVDRNGQPLAVSEPSFALGLVREDCADVDATLAKVSEWTGVDKAQLLETFRRGKKRVKPFEPLTLITDLPYESLARIEANAMLYPGLEIVVRQKRSYPTGALMAHVLGYVAEANEEELEKKPELSLGDSVGKQGLEYALEDELRGAKGRKQVEVDAFGRQHNEQILDPPRAGGDVRLAIDVNLQRECARLMEGQAGAIVVMEPDTGKILAMVSEPSYDNNMFVLGVPADKWKELRDNPRHPIQNRVTQGVYPPGSVFKLLMAAAGLSQGFVRPGDVVACPGVYRVGNRDFHDWKKGGHGALDMRGALVHSCDIYFYKLGDRMGIDRLSEYATASGFGTRTGIDLPHEKAGLIPSKEWKRKRFGAAWSKGETVIASIGQGYVLTSPLQVARYVSALVGGGKLMKPELVETEPPKVDAVLPLKDADRQFILDAMVATVEQGTAKSLLRSDAVLGGKTGTAQVVKLINPDVRRKTHAMPYEQRDHAWMASWGKKDGKAYVVVCLVEHGGHGGEIAGPVVRKVYEYLFGPAPGRAARAGVPHEPAAEPGDVGD, encoded by the coding sequence ATGCGGCTTGACAGCGAAACACCCCAACAACACGCTCCCCGCTCGGGGCTGATCCTGCTCCAGGCGCTGGTGCTCGGGCTTTTTTGCCTGTTCACCCTGCGCCTGTGGTATCTCCAGGTCCACAAGGGCACGCGATTCGCGGACATGGCCCGGGACAACCAGCTGCGCCAGGTGCGCATCAACTCCGCCCGGGGCCGCATCGTGGACAGAAACGGCCAGCCCCTGGCCGTGTCCGAGCCCTCCTTCGCCCTGGGCCTGGTGCGCGAGGACTGCGCCGACGTGGACGCCACCCTGGCCAAGGTCTCGGAGTGGACGGGCGTGGACAAGGCGCAACTGCTGGAAACGTTTCGGCGCGGCAAGAAGCGCGTCAAGCCCTTCGAGCCCTTAACGCTCATCACCGACCTGCCCTACGAGTCCCTGGCCCGCATCGAGGCCAACGCCATGCTCTATCCGGGCCTGGAGATCGTGGTGCGCCAGAAACGCTCCTACCCGACCGGGGCGCTCATGGCCCACGTGCTCGGCTACGTGGCCGAGGCCAACGAGGAGGAGCTGGAAAAAAAGCCCGAGCTGTCCCTGGGCGATTCCGTGGGCAAGCAGGGCCTGGAATACGCCCTGGAGGACGAGCTGCGCGGGGCCAAGGGCCGCAAGCAGGTCGAGGTCGACGCCTTCGGCCGCCAGCACAACGAACAGATCCTGGACCCCCCCCGCGCCGGCGGCGACGTGCGCCTGGCCATCGACGTCAACCTCCAGCGGGAATGCGCGCGCCTCATGGAGGGCCAAGCCGGGGCCATCGTGGTCATGGAGCCGGACACGGGCAAGATATTGGCCATGGTCAGCGAGCCGAGCTACGACAACAACATGTTCGTGCTGGGCGTGCCGGCGGACAAATGGAAGGAGCTGCGCGACAATCCCCGCCACCCCATCCAGAACCGGGTGACCCAGGGCGTGTACCCGCCGGGCTCGGTCTTCAAGCTGCTCATGGCCGCGGCGGGCCTGAGCCAGGGTTTCGTCCGCCCCGGCGACGTGGTGGCCTGCCCGGGCGTGTACCGGGTGGGCAACCGCGACTTCCACGACTGGAAAAAGGGCGGCCACGGCGCCCTGGACATGCGCGGCGCCCTGGTCCATTCCTGCGACATCTATTTCTACAAACTGGGCGATCGCATGGGCATCGACCGCCTGTCCGAATACGCCACGGCCAGCGGCTTCGGCACCCGCACCGGCATCGACCTGCCCCACGAGAAGGCCGGGCTCATCCCGTCCAAGGAGTGGAAGCGCAAGCGCTTCGGCGCGGCCTGGTCCAAGGGCGAGACCGTCATCGCCTCCATCGGCCAGGGCTACGTGCTGACCTCGCCCCTGCAGGTGGCCCGCTACGTCTCGGCCCTGGTGGGCGGCGGCAAGCTCATGAAGCCGGAGCTGGTGGAAACCGAGCCGCCCAAGGTGGACGCCGTGCTGCCGCTTAAGGACGCCGACCGGCAGTTCATCCTCGATGCCATGGTCGCCACGGTGGAGCAGGGCACGGCCAAGTCGCTGCTGCGCTCCGACGCGGTCCTCGGCGGCAAGACCGGCACCGCCCAGGTGGTCAAGCTCATCAACCCCGACGTGCGGCGCAAGACCCACGCCATGCCCTACGAGCAGCGCGACCACGCCTGGATGGCCAGCTGGGGCAAGAAGGACGGCAAGGCCTACGTGGTGGTCTGCCTGGTGGAGCACGGCGGCCACGGCGGCGAGATCGCCGGTCCCGTCGTGCGCAAGGTCTACGAGTACCTGTTCGGCCCGGCGCCCGGCAGGGCGGCCAGGGCCGGCGTCCCCCACGAGCCCGCCGCCGAACCCGGCGACGTCGGCGATTAG
- the mreC gene encoding rod shape-determining protein MreC yields the protein MREQVSTFWTRYLYFVGIREQNDVLRRELDAAKDELTKLRENAAEVERLRRLLSIAPPEEWKRQATRVITHRLGPNAALETFVIDKGGASGVTTNTPVVSPEGVVGRVLRYSPSAATVLLITDPNSRIPVVSQKSRAQGVLKGEGPDRELSLQYVPQGVSVEEGEILVTSGVEEIFPKGLPVARVTAVGRSGSSLFQVIRAAPLFGPQRLEEAALLFKGDPVPVAAPADASAPEPASAPGKPGKFPKTPAAMAPPQRPAAPPAPSAAPPSGQKREAAPSVAPAPSGPKREAVSAGQKREAAPADGAERKKSRAKPRTEGQ from the coding sequence CCGCTATCTGTATTTCGTGGGCATCCGGGAGCAAAACGACGTGTTGCGCCGGGAGCTTGACGCCGCGAAAGACGAGCTGACGAAGCTTCGGGAAAACGCCGCGGAAGTGGAGCGCCTGCGCCGGCTGTTGTCCATCGCCCCGCCCGAGGAATGGAAGCGGCAGGCCACCCGGGTCATCACCCACCGCCTGGGCCCCAATGCCGCCCTGGAGACCTTCGTCATCGACAAGGGCGGCGCCTCGGGCGTGACCACCAACACGCCGGTCGTCTCGCCCGAGGGCGTGGTCGGCCGGGTGCTGCGCTATTCGCCGAGCGCCGCCACGGTGCTGCTCATCACCGATCCCAACAGCCGCATCCCGGTGGTCTCCCAGAAAAGCCGCGCCCAGGGCGTGCTCAAGGGCGAGGGGCCGGACCGCGAACTGTCGCTGCAATACGTGCCCCAGGGCGTGTCCGTGGAAGAGGGGGAGATCCTGGTCACCTCCGGCGTGGAGGAGATTTTTCCCAAGGGCCTGCCCGTGGCCCGGGTGACGGCCGTGGGCCGTTCGGGCTCGTCGCTGTTCCAGGTCATCCGGGCCGCGCCGCTTTTCGGCCCCCAGCGCCTGGAAGAGGCGGCCCTGCTGTTTAAGGGCGATCCCGTTCCCGTGGCCGCGCCGGCCGACGCCTCCGCTCCCGAGCCGGCCAGCGCCCCGGGTAAGCCCGGCAAGTTTCCCAAGACCCCGGCCGCCATGGCCCCGCCCCAGCGGCCGGCCGCGCCGCCGGCCCCCTCCGCGGCGCCGCCTTCCGGACAGAAGCGCGAGGCCGCGCCGTCCGTGGCGCCCGCGCCGTCCGGCCCCAAGCGCGAGGCCGTCTCCGCCGGCCAAAAGCGCGAGGCCGCCCCGGCCGACGGGGCCGAACGGAAAAAAAGCCGCGCCAAGCCCCGGACCGAGGGACAATGA
- the rodA gene encoding rod shape-determining protein RodA produces the protein MPFDRRLILCINWPLLGLTALLFGVGVLNLYSASGFRMGDELSLQPFYNKQLIWGLGGLCCLVGMVLFDYKHLATIAWPLTIGVAVLLVMVLLFGKTVSGAKRWLPVGGYSFQPSELAKIAMLLLSAKLLSKRSERLGWLELAGVLAVSLPVAGLIIVEPDLGTGLNVLLLVCGLILYRGLAGPVFKTLAIAGPILIPCGWFFLKPYQKGRILTLFDPERDPLGAGYHIIQSQIAIGSGQMWGKGFLEGTQSQLRYLPEKHTDFAVAVFAEEWGFVGGIVLLTLFCLFLLQFYVTARNAKDRFGSYLAAGVFFYFFWQILINMGMVLGIMPVVGIPLPFISYGGSATIVNFTLVGIVVNVSMRRFLFKKG, from the coding sequence ATGCCGTTCGACCGCCGCCTGATCCTGTGCATCAACTGGCCGCTCCTGGGCCTGACCGCGCTGCTTTTTGGCGTGGGCGTGCTCAACCTCTATTCGGCCAGCGGCTTTCGCATGGGCGACGAGCTGTCCCTGCAGCCCTTTTACAACAAGCAGCTCATCTGGGGCCTGGGCGGCCTGTGCTGCCTGGTCGGCATGGTGCTTTTCGACTACAAGCACCTCGCCACCATCGCCTGGCCGCTGACCATCGGCGTGGCCGTGCTGCTGGTCATGGTGCTTTTATTCGGCAAGACCGTGTCCGGGGCCAAGCGCTGGCTGCCCGTGGGCGGCTATTCCTTCCAGCCCAGCGAACTGGCCAAGATCGCCATGCTGCTGCTTTCGGCCAAGCTCCTGTCCAAGCGCTCGGAGCGCCTGGGCTGGCTGGAGCTGGCCGGCGTCCTGGCCGTCTCCCTGCCCGTGGCCGGGCTCATCATCGTCGAACCCGACCTCGGCACGGGCCTCAACGTCCTGCTCCTGGTGTGCGGCCTGATCCTCTACCGGGGCCTGGCCGGGCCGGTCTTCAAGACCCTGGCCATCGCCGGCCCCATCCTCATCCCCTGCGGCTGGTTCTTCCTCAAACCCTACCAGAAGGGGCGCATCCTGACGCTGTTCGACCCCGAGCGCGATCCCCTGGGCGCCGGCTACCACATCATCCAGTCCCAGATCGCCATCGGTTCGGGCCAGATGTGGGGCAAGGGCTTTTTGGAGGGCACCCAAAGCCAGTTGCGCTACCTGCCGGAGAAGCACACGGACTTCGCCGTGGCCGTGTTCGCCGAGGAATGGGGGTTCGTGGGCGGGATCGTCCTGCTGACGCTTTTCTGTCTGTTTTTGCTCCAGTTCTACGTCACGGCCCGCAACGCCAAGGACCGCTTCGGCAGCTACCTGGCGGCCGGGGTTTTCTTCTATTTCTTCTGGCAAATCCTCATCAACATGGGTATGGTGCTCGGCATCATGCCGGTCGTTGGCATCCCCTTGCCGTTCATCAGTTACGGCGGGAGCGCCACCATCGTGAACTTCACCCTCGTGGGCATCGTGGTCAACGTCTCCATGCGGCGCTTCCTGTTCAAGAAGGGCTAG